A window of the Arachis duranensis cultivar V14167 chromosome 5, aradu.V14167.gnm2.J7QH, whole genome shotgun sequence genome harbors these coding sequences:
- the LOC107491527 gene encoding WPP domain-interacting protein 2, which yields MDLGSESVEENEVTHDGIENGTKDEGSSGFGDGNSDANTEKADQPGTVVQVACEEAVNPKVTPTKGFGLRKWRRIRRNVVKDPNVSVDSSKVLKRGLSGGNNLNEMRDVKEKSDGSPNMFENPGFSDVYSIPGSSPDSRYAVGSGFAVGTDSENSEDRSSKSSTAASEPKLKYEKSRSKNVNLKNLANLTQRVQQGNARVESNKKPGGGGKVKMEKENSVSSVESDSRSSNFKQGYFTVTSNGYGEHSGRPTGQDDGNTSEGVHANEHFSGGVQSRCGNKNMGEDEENIATNSSWDATEEKSVNNHSSTNEDPLIGSISSLQAIQEALEEEVLKLKEMEIEVVSPDDDSTKCSSASAGTTLLDAGLHKPYLSGQSDAAEAKQTATSSLELEVLSLTQNVNILESKLEGLQGMLALKDSRIAELENALNSGRSPKEESASTIGISEEKRREEECELEGLFLQKIEAEVEYLAITKVMQNLKSKADCQRTLLEEQEKLSENQAQVLNEVVEAENRASVLKKKAEELEKGDSLVVEESFVLQKRVCKVTFCLFVQFMLLVLFFWVFVSQLSFSSEVIVPT from the exons TGGATTCGGTGATGGAAATTCTGATGCTAACACTGAGAAAGCGGATCAACCGGGAACGGTTGTCCAAGTGGCTTGTGAAGAAGCTGTGAATCCCAAAGTGACGCCAACAAAGGGGTTTGGATTGAGGAAATGGAGGAGAATTAGGAGGAACGTTGTTAAGGATCCGAATGTGAGTGTGGATTCAAGTAAAGTCCTCAAGAGGGGCTTGTCTGGCGGTAACAATTTGAATGAAATGCGTGATGTTAAGGAAAAGAGTGATGGGTCTCCAAATATGTTTGAAAATCCTGGGTTTTCTGATGTCTATTCGATCCCTGGTTCTAGTCCTGATTCTAGATATGCAGTTGGCTCTGGTTTTGCTGTTGGGACTGATTCGGAGAATAGCGAGGATCGCAGTAGCAAGTCTTCAACGGCAGCTAGTGAGCCCAAGTTGAAGTATGAAAAGAGCCGAAGCAAGAATGTTAATTTAAAGAATTTAGCCAACTTGACTCAACGGGTTCAACAAGGAAATGCAAGGGTCGAAAGCAATAAGAAACCCGGAGGAGGTGGAAAAGTCAAAATGGAAAAGGAAAATTCTGTTTCTAGTGTGGAATCCGATTCAAGAAGCTCCAACTTTAAGCAAGGCTACTTTACAGTTACTAGTAATGGTTATGGAGAACATAGTGGTAGGCCCACTGGTCAGGATGATGGTAATACTAGTGAAGGCGTTCACGCCAATGAACATTTCTCTGGAGGTGTTCAAAGCAGGTGTGGCAACAAAAACATGGGTGAAGATGAAGAGAACATAGCTACAAATTCGTCATGGGATGCTACAGAAGAAAAAAGTGTGAACAACCATTCTTCAACCAATGAAGATCCCTTAATTGGGTCTATAAGTAGCCTTCAGGCTATCCAGGAAGCACTTGAAGAAG AagtcctgaaattgaaagagatGGAGATTGAAGTTGTCTCACCAGATGATGACTCAACCAAGTGTAGCAGTGCATCTGCTGGCACCACACTTCTTGATGCAGGACTTCATAAGCCATACTTATCTGGTCAATCTGATGCAGCAGAAGCTAAGCAGACTGCTACAAGTTCCTTGGAACTTGAGGTATTGAGCCTGACTCAAAATGTAAATATTTTGGAAAGCAAGTTggagggattacagggcatgcTTGCACTGAAGGATTCCAGGATTGCTGAGCTTGAAAACGCCCTAAATAGTGGTAGGTCTCCTAAGGAAGAATCTGCTAGCACCATTGGTATTTCAGAGGAAAAACGCAGAGAGGAAGAGTGCGAGCTCGAGGGCCTTTTTCTACAGAAGATTGAAGCTGAAGTTGAATACCTGGCCATCACAAAGGTGATGCAAAACTTGAAGTCCAAGGCAGATTGTCAACGTACATTActtgaagaacaagaaaagcTCTCTGAAAATCAAGCACAGGTTCTCAACGAGGTGGTAGAGGCAGAGAACAGGGCTTCAGTGTTAAAGAAGAAAGCAGAAGAGTTGGAAAAGGGTGATAGTTTAGTAGTTGAGGAGTCTTTTGTGCTTCAGAAGAGAGTGTGTAAGGTTACATTTTGTCTTTTCGTACAATTCATGTTGTTAGTGTTGTTCTTTTGGGTTTTTGTGTCACAGTTATCTTTCAGTTCTGAGGTGATTGTACCAACATGA
- the LOC107491522 gene encoding repetitive proline-rich cell wall protein 2, which produces MHHSSLFTYYSSLAKMASSLSFLVLLFGALILSPQGFARVPAVPVHESPNDTPSPVFKSPNNSPSPVFESPNKTPSPLFKSPSNSPSPTFKSPNNSPLKKAPIFESPNKTPSPVFESPNKTPSPVFKSPNNSPSPVFESPNKTPSPIYESPNNSPSPVFESPNKTPSPVFKSPSNSPSPTFKSPNNSPLNKAPVFESPDNSPSPVFKSPSNSPSPTFKSPNNSPLNKAPIFESPNKTPSPVFESPNKTPSPVFKSPSNSPSPAFKSPNNSPFNKAPIFESPNKTPSPVFESPNKTPSPTLKSPNNSPLNKAPIYESPNNSPFKAPYGTPN; this is translated from the exons ATGCATCACTCATCACTCTTCACTTATTACTCATCACTAGCTAAGATGGCTTCCTCCTTATCTTTTCTAGTGCTGCTCTTTGGAGCTCTGATCCTAAGCCCACAAGGGTTTGCTAGGGTTCCTGCAGTACCTGTTCATGAGTCACCAAATGACACACCATCACCTGTTTTTAAATCTCCAAACAACTCCCCATCACCTGTTTTTGAATCACCAAACAAGACACCATCACCTCTTTTCAAGTCTCCAAGTAACTCACCATCACCTACTTTCAAGTCTCCAAACAACTCACCATTGAAAAAGGCACCTATTTTTGAGTCGCCAAACAAGACACCATCAC CTGTTTTTGAGTCACCAAACAAGACACCATCACCTGTTTTCAAGTCTCCAAACAATTCGCCATCACCTGTTTTCGAATCTCCAAACAAGACACCATCACCTATTTATGAATCACCAAACAATTCACCATCACCTGTTTTTGAGTCACCAAACAAGACACCATCACCTGTTTTCAAATCTCCAAGCAACTCACCATCACCTACTTTTAAGTCTCCAAACAACTCACCATTGAACAAGGCACCTGTTTTTGAGTCACCAGACAACTCACCATCACCTGTTTTCAAATCTCCAAGCAACTCACCATCACCTACTTTCAAGTCTCCAAACAACTCACCATTGAACAAGGCACCTATTTTTGAGTCGCCAAACAAGACACCGTCACCTGTTTTTGAGTCACCAAACAAAACACCATCACCTGTTTTCAAATCTCCAAGCAACTCGCCGTCACCTGCTTTCAAGTCTCCAAACAACTCACCATTCAACAAGGCACCGATTTTTGAGTCTCCAAACAAGACACCATCACCTGTTTTTGAGTCTCCAAACAAGACACCATCACCTACTCTTAAGTCACCAAACAACTCGCCACTCAACAAAGCACCTATTTATGAGTCACCAAACAACTCACCATTTAAGGCTCCTTATGGCACTCCGAATTAA